ttaattgtcagatcaaacAAAAGatgtctttgtttcttgggacctagaactgtccgagtttaaaagtaaaacattttccgCCATcctcttccttatgtctgaaacacaggcttccaggagggcaattttggggcttcaccatgtttcattgaaatgtacagctgtgtatcgtctgcatagcagtgaaagttagcattatgtttccgaatgacatcactaagaggtaaaatatatagtgaaaacaataatgCTCCTAAAACAGAACagagacaattctgtgcttccaactttgtggcaacagtttggagaaggccctttcctgtttcagcatgaaaatgcccctatgcacaaagcgaggtccattcaGAAGTGgttttgtcaagattggtgtggaaaaacttgactggcctgcacaaagccctgacctcaaccccatcgatcacctttgggatgaattgaaacgccgACTACGagacaggcctaatcgcccaacaccagtgcccgacctcactaatgctcttgtggctgaatggaagcaagtccccacagcaatgttccaacatctagtggaaagccttccatgaagagtggaggctgttattgcagcaaaggggggaccaactccatattaatgcccatgatttcggaatgagatgttggtgtccacatacttttggtcatgtagtgtacttatTCTACTCTATTTGAGGGTCTTCTGACACTACATTAGAGATGGTACTCTGCATCTCAAACTGCCCCTTCGTGTTGTTCAGCTGCCCCTGCATGTGGTTAATCGACTGCTTTACATTGTTCAGCAGGACCAAAATGTCACCCCTAGAGGAAATCAGGAGGTCAACAGATTGAGATAATGAGTGAGGCTTCACACCCATTGGACCATCTTTGTTTCTTTCTCACTTAACACCAATCTTATTAGGAAAACATATACACAATGGTGCTAAGTGCTATTTAGAAAAGCCTTACCTTGACAGACACCTTTGGACTGATGGGATGTCTTGCTCACTGATGGGATGTCTTGTGAAGAATCCTTAGTCAAGTCAACATTTTGTTAGCAATTCCAGAGAAAGAACATTAAATATTCTACTTAAGGCAGTGCTTCTAGGTATGGGAGGTATAAAAGCAAGTCAAGAATCTGGTGTCTGAGTACTCATTGGAGAGGTGTCCATGGTTAGCTTTCTAGATGAATGAAGCCAGAAGCTAGCATCCTGGCTGGGTCAACAATAGATGGATACACAGCATTGTGCCTGGAGGATGAGACAGTACAGGTATCTCTCAGTTTTATGACATATTATTGAGTCATAATCACGACTGCTTAACTAGTGAATCTCGAGGTCATAGTGATATTCACCAATGTCATAGTAACCACTAACCAGACACTCATACTGTTATTACTAACTATGTTATGATTGTGATgtaatcaatatgtatgtaatcCATTGTTGCATAGTATTTTCTGACTGTCTATATGGAAGAAATGTGAAAGGTCATAATTATGACAAACAATTCCAACCTTTTTCCAGCAATAGTCTTATAGGCCAATATCTTATTCAATACTTTTCTCATACTGTGGCGTATATACCAAACTAATAACAAAATGCCAAGTACCCTACCCAATCAACATAATATCAAACGCCTGCCTCCTACAAACCAAATGCCCACCAAGCTTTTAGGATGATCACATCATAATTAAGGATAATCATGGGTTTCACCCTTGGCGATGGAACATTTGAatgcggcggcaggtagcctagcggttaagcctacggttaagagcgttgggccaggaactgaaaggtcgctggttcgaatcccagagccgactaggtgtaaaatctgtcgatgtgcccttgagcaaagcactttaCTTGATACCCAGCGTTATGTTGCAGCCGTAGCCATGTCATAACATGGTCATAAAACTGCCATGActcatatatttacacctgttgtgtcaTATATTGCACTATTTTATGACACcttgtagttttttggggtatatgtactttactatttgtattttcgacaacttttactttactacattcctgaagaaaataatgtacttttttactccatacattctccctgacacccaaaagtactcgttacattttgaatgcttagcaggacaggaaaatggtccaattcacgcacttacagtatcaagaaaacatccatgttcatccctattgcctctggtctggtagactcactaaacacaaatgcttggtttgtaaatgatgtctgagtgtgcccctggctatcgtaaaaaaagaaaataaaatagtgtcgtctggtttgcttaatataaggaatttgaaatgatttatactttaacttttgatacttaagtatattttagcagttacatttacttttgacacttaagtatatttaaaaccaaatgctttgaaacttttactcaagtagtattttactgggtggcttTCACTTTTAAGATAtattaacttttactcaagtatgacaattgtgtactttttccactactgcATATAAGCCATATAGACCTAGCACGTATAGATCTAGTACAtatgtcagtcatcagtcaaaaatagggtgtcttgtcctgctcctgaaatctgcttcTGCATTTCtctcagtcatcagcaacagagcattggggtaggtgcatgtctgacatcaatgtgtgcacaATTACAGTAATCACTTAATATAGTCAATTTTAGAAAATGTTATATAACATAAGCATACTGTTGAcaagtaggctatggtgtaatggaatgttttgcggTTTTTGAccctcttatgtaggtgtcataaccagccttaAAGTAACgcaatattttacatttacattttagtcatttagcagatgctcttatccagagcgacttacagtagtgaatacatacatttcatacatttttttttttttgtactggccccccgtgggaattgaacccacaaccctggcgttgcattatgacaagttatgtcagctgtcatgacatatattatgacataGTTATGACCATATCAAAATGTGTTATGATGCtcggtgtcaagtaaagtgttacccacagttaaccctaattgctcctgtaagatgctctagataagagcgcttgctaaaatgtaaatggaatCTGTCTTTCCCAACCAAATTTTTATTAGCCTATCCCCaattgatttatttttttacattgattTAATAAGAAGTTTCAGGGGGAACAGAAAGCTAGGTTGAAGATACTGTATCCCCGGCATAGAGCaggatagaggcctctagtggccaaaaggctgttataaactgggtggtttgagccctgattgctgattgactgacaggcgtggtatatcagaccgtatactacaggtatgacaaaacacttatttttactgctctaattccgttggtaaccagtttataatagcaataaggcacctcggaggtttttgatatatggccaatataccacggctaagggctgtgtccaggcactccgtgttgtgttgtgcataagaacagtccttagctgtggtatattggccatataccacaccccctcaggccttattgcttaattatagcattggcagcaccattgagggcttccatcattttaatgtagtcaactgggtgggacttcaaACTTTATTGGCTGATCCCTGCTGATGACCCTGTTGGAGGGAGCAGCCAATTgtgaagaagaaaatgtactacttctGAATGGAGATTGCCTTAATGGCGGTGCCCGTGTGCTCACAGACAAAATAATGGGAACTAACCTGAACTAAAATATGAACgcgacatgtaaagtgtttgtcccatgtttcatgagatgaaataaaatatcccagaaatattcaatactcacaaaaagcttattaatCTCAAATTTTgtggacaaatttgtttacatttatgttagtgagcatttctcctttgccaagataatccatccacctgacaggtgtgacatatcaagaagatgattaaacagcatgatcattacacaggtgcaccttgtgctgcggacaataaaaggccactctaaaatgtgcagttttgtcacacaacacaatgccacagatgtcttaagttttgagggaatgtgcaattggcatgctgactgcaggaatgtccaccagagctgttgccagataattaaatgttaatttctttaccataagccaccagacacccggacagctgatgaaactgtgggtttttaCAACCGAATAatctctgcacaaactgtcagaaaccgtctcaggaaagctcatctgcagttcggcgtcataaccgacttcagtgggcaaatgctcaccttctatggccactggcacgctggacaAGTGTGCTCTTTACGGATGAACCCCCATTTCAACTCTACAGGGTAGATGTCAGACAGCGTGTatagcgttgtgtgggcgagcggtttgctgatgtcaatgttgtgaacagagtgccccatggtggggttattgtatgggtaggcataagctacggacaacgaacacaattgcattttatctatggcaattttaatgcacagatatactgtgacgagatcctgaggcccattttcgtgccgttcatccgccgccatcacctcatgtttcagcatgataatacacggccccatgtcgcaaggatctgtacacaattcctggtagCTGAAAATGGTCTAGTTCttcaatggcctgcatactcaccagacatttcaCCCATTGAGAATGTTTGTGATGCTCTGGGTCAccatgtatgacagcgtgttccagttcccgccattgaagaggagtgggacaacattccacaggccacaatcaacagcctgatcaactctatgcaaaggagatgtgtcatgctgcatgaggcaaatggtggtcacactagatactaactggttttctgatccacgcccctacctttttttaaaggtacagTAAGTGCCCTGCAATATCCTATATTGTCCACCAGAGAGCGGTGGTGTTATTGACTTTAGATCCAAATTGAAAAAGGTGCCTTGGACGAGTTGAGAGTCGGATCTGGCATACTCTGATGGCTGGAGAAACTATTTGTTATAAGAAATGCCTATAGCATTATAAAAATCTGACAGAATACATTCAataatactatattataacacTTATAGATTTagtgaatatatacagtaccagtcaaaagtttggacacacctacacgtTCAaggggcttttctttatttttactattttctgcattgtcgaatcatagtgaagacatcaaaactatgaaataacacgtatggaatcatgtagtaaccagaaaagtgttaagcaaatcaaatatattttatatttgagatttttcaaagtagccacccttttccttgatgacagctttgcacactcttggcattctctcaaccagatcatgaggtagtcacctggaatgcttttccaacagtattgaaggagttctcacatatgctgagcacttgttggctgcttttccttcactctgcggtccaactcatcccaaacatctcaatttggttgaggtcggggaattgtggaggccaggtcatctgatgcaacagtCCAtgactttccttcttggtcaaatagtccttacacagcctggaggtgtgttgggtcattgtcctgttgaaaaacaaatgatagtcctactaagcccaaaccagataggatggcgtatcactgcagaatgctgtggtagccatgctggttaagtgtgccttgaattctaaataaatcactaacagtgtcaccagcaaagcacccccacaccatctcctccatgcttcacggggggtgttcctaatgtttggggtgctatcaggaaggtgttcctaatgtttggggtgctatcaggaaggtgttcctaatgtttggtatagtcagtgtatACAAGGTTGTTATCAAAATGAATCAACAAAGAATATGAGAAAATGAATGTAAACTACAGTATATGAAGAAGTCAAGATgagaaaagaaagaaaagtaGACCAGTTTCCAAAATATATCCAGAATTTATTCTTGTCCGGAGAGGATTATCAGGCTAAAGTCATGCTAtttaaaacaaatacttttagccTCATATCTGGTCCTTTGGGATCTAAATGACCTCATTATGAAGATTTTGACAGAGAGTGGGATATGCAATCTATTCAATTTAGGAAATGAGGGTCAAGGTGGTTTCTTAGTACAGAATATTAAGCGATTAATCAATCTAATTCCCTTTGACAAATTCTACACTTTGGGACAGGCATATGACACAGCGGGATATATCATATCTTGCCAGAACAGTACTGGTCAGTTCTACTCTATAAGCTAATCATCTATGTTTGCATCTATTGACAATGAAATTATTGGTTTACTTTGTGCTGTAAGTAAGGAGCCTTGCACAAGCCTTGTGTGAGCAGGAATGGCTCATAGGAGCTGGAGTcgtgtttctgtagcatgagacAGTTTGATGTACACCACCTCGACAGGACACTAGTCTTACCCCCAATCTCTCTCCTTAAttctgagtgccaagcagagacgcACTGGGTACCAGTTTTTGTCTTTGGTATGACTTGGCCGGGGATCAAActcccaaccttccaatctcaaGACAGACACAAGGCAACAAGGCCACTAAGTGCTGAGTTAGTCAACAAAAAGCCTAGCCAGTAAAGGACTTCCACAGGAATGTGCACGTGTAATATGTGACACCAATTTTACATAAACCTTCTATTTTTCAAGAATAGTGTTAATCTGTTCTCTTTGCACAAACAGATATTTTTTTCCCAGAAATCTCTGAGGAAACACAAATCTGGACAAACGGATCACATTCTAAAATTGAAATGCTGACTGTCAATTTCTTCACCTGAAAAACATCAGGATCATAATATCTATTCCTAACAGTAACCCCTCTGAAAagctctccacttctctcccccgtctccctcccccgtctccctccccctctctttttgttgttgttggtattgatccccattagctgttgggaaagcagcagctactcttcctggggtccacacagaacatgaaacatgacatagtacagaacattaatagacaagaacagctcacggacagaactacatacatttagaaatggcacacagcctacatatctaggtcaaataggggagaggcgttgtgccgtgaggtgttgctttatctgttttttcaaaccaggtttaaaaaaaacagcaatatgagatggaagggaggtccatgcaataatggctctatataatactgtacgctttcttgaatttgttcttaatttgcGGACTATGaaaagactcacacacacacagacacacacacacacacacacacacacacacacacacacacacacacacacacacacacacacacacacacacacacacacacacacacacacacacacacacacacacacaccttcctttcCTTACACCACAGTGAATTGCTGAGCTGTTTAAAAGGTGCTCCACTTTGACAGGGACTTGCCTCATCCAATCCAagctttctgtgtctgtgtggggcgGGGACTCTGTGGGCTGCTAGTGCTGAAAGAGAGTTTTGAAACTTACCTAGAGTGTCTGTTGATGGGACAGTCTACACtgcagccgagagagagagagagagagagagagactttcacTCTCTCCTATTAGATGGACTGAGCAGGAAGAAAGAAAACGGATAAAATCAAAAGCCAAAGACTTCGACTTCAAATCAAAGCAAGTGTGTTCAGTAAAAAGACTTGTTCCATACTGCCATGGCAGACAGCATGATTGAGGAGTCTGACTACTACCCTGGGAAGGATGATCTGGACTGGGGATATCAGGAAGGTAAGGGCTTTGGAGATTTTTAGTAAAAACTTATGTACCAAACACTTGTTTCCTTTTCTCTCCCAAAACATAACTTTCTTTACCATTTAGGCACTAAACAATGCATGCATTGATATGGAAATTCTTTCTTCTCACATCTAAACAGAAAAAATagccatctcttctctctccctctcgttctctattctctctctccccctctttcgttctctattctctctctcgctctctctctctctctttctctctctctctctctctctcacatacagtagGTAAAGAACCCAAAGAAGGTAGGGTATTTTGATCAATGCACTTCTTATTGGGGTAACTTGATCATGCACATAATGTATAGAGCTGAACTTGAGATTCTGGAGTCACACCCATGATTAAGTATTCTAAGAGAGTAGTGGTCTAGCTACCATGCTTTTATGATTCTGGGCTTTTAAGAACTCTTGTCCAGGGCACCGTTGTGTGCATTGTCTCAAAATGCCTCTGGGCTCTTGGAATGTAATTGTCAAGGTTTCCAGAGAGCTTTTCCAGAGAAAAGTCAAGAGCTAAACTTTTAGTAACTAATGTTGTTATTGGTGTTGACTTGAAATAAAAAGAATCTGGTTGGTAGGGGATAAAGTCATTCATACactggaagagaagagaggacttGTCTGTAGCGCTAACTAACTTAGCCTCATAAGCCAATGACTCTTGGCTATGCATCAGAAAGCTAACTGTTTCCACACATTCTTTTTATTCTGTTTTTCACACTGTGTATTCATATATTCACACAGCtcattctaatatatctactactcTACATTGCATTTTGTTACACTGTTTATTCACACAGCGtatttatatactggattcttgacatGGCTCACTGTCATTTATCTACCTCTGTACAttcttacccactgggcacacactggttgaatcaacatggtttccacgtcatttcaatgaaattacgttgaaccaacgtggtatagatgttgaattgacgtctgtgcccagtgagtAGTATATATTTTTGGTTTGGACGcatagattgcatttggattactgatagtgttgttTGGGTTGTTAACTGGATTCGTTGTGACATTTGTGATTTCTTGTTCTAGTTTTTGattattatttgtgtacttgtttgacattttactgcattgtaAGGAACGAGTAACAAACATTTCGCTGCACCGCTATAACATCTGCTCAACTGTGCTATGGGCTGTCTCTGTGATTCAAAGCAATGGTTTCATCATCTTAATTACAAcgctaaatgtgtgtgtgaggtcaGACATTTCAGAGTGGGAGTGACTTTGTCCAGTTTATGTCCCATCTGGggactagagacagagagatatactcTAGGTGTGTGTGTCCCTGACAGATTGAGTTTTGCACTCTCTCTGCGCTTACAGCCAACTGATAAATAACTTTGAAATAATCCAGGGCATGCTATGGAAAGAGCAGAGACCTAAGACCGCTAGCTAACAGAATGTTCTTACAAAGTATGAAAAGAAGTGACAATGAGAAGGAGAAGATTTGTACTCTTTGTGGAAGATTGAAGGAGGGGGTATGACGAaatgtgagaaagagaggaagatagTGTCAGTGAGGtatagacagagaggaagaggatcaAGTAAAAAGAGAGGAAGTGTGAGCGGTGTTAAGAAAGAAGAGCTAGAACATCCTTGTGTCCCTCTGGTTTGGGTTATTTCTGGTACAGACTCCCCACGTGCCCAGTTCAGTGACACTCAGGGATTGGCGTACTCTTAGCCCAGtttagcttgtgtgtgtgtgtgtgtgtgtgtgtgtgtgtgtgtgtgtgtgtgtgtgtgtgtgtgtgtgtgtgtgtgtgtgtgtgtgtgtgtgcgtgcgtgcacattTGTGTGTCCTCAGGTATACTTTGTTTATGCTGCTTGTGTATTCAAAGGCTGGATTTACACTCCACCAGACATACTCCGTCACCACTTTGTGACTTCACCACACACCATAGAGGACTCTGCATGGAGGTCTCAGTGCAAGCCAGAGGTTGTAACCTCACTGAGGTTACACTAAGGAGAGCATTTGGTGGAGTTGAAGTCTAAGTTGTGTGGGTTTTCAGGTGTAGAGTGGGGTTTGCTGTTCCCTGATGCGAATGGAGAGTACCAGTCCCCGATCAACCTGAACTCCCGGGAGGCCCGTTATGACCCCTCTCTCCTGGACGTGGGGCTCACGCCCAATTATGTGGTGTGTCGGGACTGTGAGGTCATCAACGATGGACACACCGCACGCATCATTCTGAGGTCCAAATCAGGTGAAAGTTGATATTACATTACCACAGTATCATCAAAACAATGAATGGGTTAACTGTACCTGAACACTACACTAGACTGGGGATTTTGCATACACCTTTTCAATGAGCTCACATTAGCCGTAATAACTGAACGTTGAGTCAATGACTGTGTGCTGCGTGTGATACACACTTAGAGAAATCAGAGTTGCACCAGAATTCAGACCTACATTCAAAACCCCCAGGTAATTTAATGTggtcttcatttcctgtgtcTGCTCTCCCATGACGCTCTGGGTTTCCTGTCTGCAGTGGTAACTGGTGGCCCATTGCCAAGTGACCACGAGTATGAGCTGCATGAGGTGCGCTTCCACTGGGGCAAGGAGAACCAGCGGGGGTCAGAACACACCGTCAACTTTAAGGCCTTCCCCATGGAGGTATGAGTctcagccaaacacacacacacacacacacacacacacacagtctacttCAAGGCCTTCCCCATGGAGGTATGAGTctcagccaaacacacacacacacacacacaccacacacacacacacacacacacacacacacacacacacacacagtctacttCAAGGCCATGACCATGGATGTTTGTCTCAGTTAGAGGCCACTGTCACAGTACTCAGACAGAGGGAGTTGGTATGTTATTTTCACATAAAATAAGGTTATTTCATGTCAGGGCTTTTGTAATGGAATCCTGTacggctcagttagtagagcagggTTGCAATTCCTGGGGCCACCTATACACAAACATGTATGCACAAataactgtaagttgctttggataaagcatctgttaaatggtatatattaatattattattattattattatacagtatattagcTCATTATTATGTTTCATATATTTACAAATCACTGAGACCATTGATGTAAACAAGCGTTTGAAAGGCCCTGAAGAAGCTATGCCGCTGGTGGTTTTGCTTTATAAGCTTCCTTCTCTATCACAGGTGCTTGGTGCTCTATTTCAAATTGAAGAGTGCACTTACGTCCCATACACCTGCTCTGTCTCGGCCCTGTCTTCTACAGCCTCATTCTGcctatggtctgtctgtctgtctgtctgtctgtctgtctgtctgtctgtctgtctgtctgtctgtctgtctgtctgtctgtctgtctgtctgtctgtctgtctgtctgtctgtctgtctgtctgtctgtctgtctgtctgtctgtctgtctgtctgtctgtctgtctgtctgtctctttctctgaatATCATATGTGGTTGATCTCTTTTTGTGATCAACTTCCCTATAATATGATACAATATAAATATGATACAATAAGTGTGCTTACCCCCCAGCTCCATCTGATCCACTGGAACACAACGCTGTTCAACAGTGTGGAAGAAGCCCTGGCGAAGAAGAACGGAGTTCTCATCATCGCTCTGTTTGTGCAGGTATTGATTGCTTTGGTTCACTCCGTAGTGATATGAGAATCCTCTCTTCTCATGGTCAGTATGGTTATTTTAGGGACTTGCCAACTTGGTACTGTAATTTATATCATATCATATATTCATATGAGCTTTGACACTAAAGTCAACATATATCCACTTGTTTTTTAATTGGACTGAGAAAACCCCCAACATTCAAATAAccacaataacatttgattgacGTGAGCTGGCTTGAGGCTTACTGTTTACCTAAATGTATAAGACCGTCCGTTTTAAGTGAACA
Above is a window of Salmo salar chromosome ssa03, Ssal_v3.1, whole genome shotgun sequence DNA encoding:
- the LOC106599582 gene encoding carbonic anhydrase-related protein isoform X1 gives rise to the protein MADSMIEESDYYPGKDDLDWGYQEVGKEPKEGVEWGLLFPDANGEYQSPINLNSREARYDPSLLDVGLTPNYVVCRDCEVINDGHTARIILRSKSVVTGGPLPSDHEYELHEVRFHWGKENQRGSEHTVNFKAFPMELHLIHWNTTLFNSVEEALAKKNGVLIIALFVQIGKEHLGLKAITEVLQDLQYKGKTKIIPCFNPNTLLPDPLLRDYWVYEGSLTTPPCSENVTWILYRYPLTISQLQIEEFRRLRSHLKGAELPEGNDGMLGDNFRPTQPLSDRTVRAAFQ
- the LOC106599582 gene encoding carbonic anhydrase-related protein isoform X2 gives rise to the protein MADSMIEESDYYPGKDDLDWGYQEGVEWGLLFPDANGEYQSPINLNSREARYDPSLLDVGLTPNYVVCRDCEVINDGHTARIILRSKSVVTGGPLPSDHEYELHEVRFHWGKENQRGSEHTVNFKAFPMELHLIHWNTTLFNSVEEALAKKNGVLIIALFVQIGKEHLGLKAITEVLQDLQYKGKTKIIPCFNPNTLLPDPLLRDYWVYEGSLTTPPCSENVTWILYRYPLTISQLQIEEFRRLRSHLKGAELPEGNDGMLGDNFRPTQPLSDRTVRAAFQ